The Periplaneta americana isolate PAMFEO1 chromosome 1, P.americana_PAMFEO1_priV1, whole genome shotgun sequence DNA segment CATAACATAGGAATTTATCGCATTATTTCAGAATTACCCTAAGTGATATGGAACCATTTACCATATTTCTTCTCACACAGTGATAGTCCTAAGAGTCAATCTAATTCAGTGCCTATGTAGAAAAACTAACTATATGGACGTAACTGTGCAGCTTCAATTCCAGATGAAGGCAAGGAACATTATTCTTGTTACAACTCTCAAAATGGTTTTGATGCCTCTCTGCCTGTTAGAAAATGAGCACTAGGGCATCTAGCAATATTTAATCGGTTATGATTCAAGCACAAGACATAGTGGAAATATAGAAAAGTATGAGGTTGAAACTATAACTTATAATCAGAAGTAGGCTAATATAATATTCTTTAAACGTATTTTTGTTGTTCTTAAAACTGTGAATATAATACGTAGGCCTAAATGCCAAACTTCAAAACCAGCAagtaaaagttaaataaaaaatatttgattacaTATTACCGACATTAAAAAGTTTATTGTTATTCATATAGGTATTTTACAataaatcttttttttctttctatctctGAAGGTGGTTATGGCAGTTTCAGCGTGAGCAGCGATGTACAAGATCAACAGCCTGATAGTATATCCAGAGTTTCTCTACACGTGGTCGGCTCCAGCGGAGTTCATGAAGACGATTTAGAAACTAGCATCCTCCATACTACCAGTGGTGGTGGTATTATAGTACGCAAGCAGCATCGGCCTATCTTGCCAGCTACTTTCGCACCACCCCACACTATTCCTCTGTCTTACATCGCAACTGAATCACCCTCCACCCACAGACCTATAGCAAATCCCTTCACAGTCCCAGAATTACCAATCCTTCATCAGTTCCGCGATGTGGATGCCATTCTTAAAATACCCCCAAGTTCTGCAATAAGACACCACCCAGATGGCTCTAACTGGAGGGGGAATAGTTCTAGTGAAGGATTCACAAAAGAAACTGCTATAAAGTCTCATTCTAGGAATCCTAATGTAGGTGTAGTCTCCGATTCGTCTGTTGAAACGTCTGGTGATCAGCAATGGATTGAGCTGTTGAATGTTACAACAAACGTTGTGAAACCTCAAAGTACGAAAGTACACAGCAGTGCCAGTTCACACAGAGAAACGATTTCGACTATGTATAACCAAAGACCCACCTGGGGAGATGGGGGAAACAGAGAGAGACCTGCGAACCATGATGAAGTCATCTCTTCAGTTGTACCAATGAAATCCTCCTTCTCTAAAGTTCAAACAAATGAATCCAGAAGAGTTCAGATTGTGATACCAAAGCCTCAAGCGAACACCGAAGGAAGTGCAGCAAATGTAACACCGCTTTCTATAGTAACCTTGATACCAGTGAGATCTAATTCTGGAATTGGTAGACCTTTACGTCCCAGGCCCAAGTTACCATCTCAAACGCAATTCCAAGCTATAAACAAAACTGCCTCTATTGACAtagttttaaattctgaatacactCTGAGAAACAAATCAGGAGATAAACATTCTACCTTAGTACCAATTAATGTAAGATCAAATGGATCTTCAGAAGCACATGGTATGGTTCAAAAAATAGTCTCAGATAGATTTACTACCTCACTACCAGTGAGTCAACATAAAATCCCTTCAAAACCAATTGGAACTACATTAGGTCaagttgtgaaaataaatgaaacgtcaaataataaaaagaacaatATAACAAGATTCAGCCAGCCAAAACCTACTCCTTATTCCACATTGCGACCTGAAGGGCCTCCAGTAAGAATTAAAACAGGAAGTTATTCATTTGTAAGTTCAAGTCAGTCTTCAACATACTCGAGAGAACCAATTACAGTCACGTCTAATCAACCAGTAAATTCTCCAATTTCAGAAAGAAACACAACGGGATACATAAAATGGGATACTAAAAACGAGTCCACAACACAACCTACTGAAGACAAATACTCTACAGAGTCAAAAATATTGTCATCAACAAAACAGACTTCAGATTCATTGTTATCGCCACAAATAACAACACAAATGTCAGTGGCAACTGTTATATCAAATGTGACTAAGAAAGAAATGCACTCACCAGCTGAGGTGACTACAACAGTAATGTCGTTAACAACACCTGAACCTACGCAGTTACATTCTACAACGAGttcatcatcaacactgtcatcaATGATGACAACAAGTCCTCCAACAACGACCATACCAACAACTGCAGTTTTACCATTAACAAAGACAACACAGTTACCAACATTAACTTCAAGATCTACAGCTACATCCACGTTAGCATCTTTAATATCAAAAAGCACATTACAATCGACGTCATCAACGACATTGCCACCTCCCAAAAAGACCACAACAATCAAATTGTCAGCAacattgtcatcatcattgttAACATTCAAAACAACAACGACATTGCCACCTCCAAGAAAGACCACAACAAACAAATCGTCAGCAacattgtcatcatcattgttaacactcaaaacaacaacattaccaacaacgagaataaaaacaacacttCCGTCATCTACACTTGCACCAAAAGTAAACGAATTTTCCACTGCAGAACCCTTTGCTCACTTGAATATGAGCGCTAACTAcagtaataatataaacaaaacagcttcagagcaaataaaaaatattactgaaatagTAGAAAATATGGTGAGAATTTCAACTTCAACATTGAAACAAAGACCTCTCAATAGCAACAAAGATGTACAAATTAGTACAACCACAGATAGAGCTGAAATTAAACATGTCACAGAAGAAGGATATAGAATAAACAATTCAGTAACAAATACTCCAAGTCAAAAATTACTGACTACCACTTCTACAACATCGACATCGCCAGAATTGCTCAAATCAACAAACAACTCATATTCAACCTCAAGCTTCGTACTCCAACATGCAACGACAAACAATGTTTCTGCAGCCTTCACACGCCTGACAACTCCTAGTCCAATGTTAAGTGAATTcatccctgttgttgttattcaAGATGTACCAAATGATAACTGGCATAGAAATGTGTCGAGTATGTATGTAGTGAAAACAGATTCTACTCTCAAGTCTTCATTAAAACAGAAAACTGGCCAAGGATCAACAACAGCAAAAAGTAATGTCACTGACAGAACTTCCACATCATTACCTGCAGGTCATAGAAATATATCAGTAAGTGTAATTGCTGTAACCACTGCAATGTCtgaaattcaaaaaataaaaaccaCAGGAAAAAATGCAACACTTAATGTCCAAGAGAATGTAGAAAGAAACATTTCAGAAAATGAAGGCAGTCAAAATAAGCTTAGAATAATTCCAAACATACAAGTCAACAGTAATAGTTCAAAGAAAAACCTTAAAAGTGATGAGATGAAAATTAAAAGTACAACTTCAGATCCAAGTGTTGTGACACCACAAACAGTAATCCTTAAAACTGACATTGTTACAAGAACAAGTGTTGTATCTTCTGAAGCAAATGGAGGACAAGTTACTAAGAATCCCCTGAATAACTATTTAGTAACTAATAGCAATAATATCACTGTCACTCCcggaaataataaacaaaattatagtAAGAATGAAACGGGTAATTTTGCCTCTCATAATAGCAGTATTTCCGATATGCTAAACTATACAGTAACAGACTCTGCCCAGAAAGTGACAGAACACAAAGAAACAAGAAGACAACcaaaaatgaaacaaacaaatgaatatgaACCTAAATATGGACACTTTAGATTTGAAGACCGTGTAGCGAATAATGTTGGCAGTCAGATTTTTGAAGGCactattaattttgatatatcaACACAGTCCTTTACTTCAGAATTTACCACGATTCCTAACAATTTCCATGAAGAAGAAAGTAtcataaacaatttcaaagaatCTGACAATACCAGTGTTACTGTAGATATTCCTGAAACTTTTGCTACTGAAATGGGTATCACCCAAAGCTCAACAACAGAAGTTGCAGCACTAGAcacggaaaattttgaaaaaattctgTTACCAGTATCTGAAGAAAATGTTACTCCATCAAAAATTACATCAGAGAATGGAGTTTCTGTGGCAAAAGAGAGTGATTCAACAGAAATTAATACTCCACTGTCTGGAAAGATGGAGTTCCAGTCTGTGAGTCATAAAGATAATTTATATGATAATTTACAGCAAAATGATGGTAAAATATTTGAATTAGAAAGTGAATTTACATTATCAACATCAAATAAAATTCCTGTGACAGAAAATGTTGTTTTCAGAACAGAAGGTAGTTCTTCACAGAAGGAAAATATTCCGACAACAGTCAAGATATTCTCAAATATGGAAGAAATGTCAAAAACAAAAGAGGAAGTTTCTTCACTGACAACAGTAACAAACGTTAATACTGAAACTGTAACAGTATTCTCAAATTTCACAGTCAGCAAAGTCTCCGGTATAAACAACAATTATCCAAACTTACAGGTCACAGAACAGGAAGTGCCCATGGAGAATAAAAAAATCACAGGGCAACTGCCTCtacactctgaaaatactgaaatGTCTGATGATCAAGTTTTCCATTTGCTCAATGTGAGCAATGCATCCAGTAACCAATCTAGAAACTATACTATCATGTCTGAAGAGGCAGTAAATGCACTTAGTATGTATGCTAACGTGCACACAAACACACCAGAAGACAAATCAGCAGATAATGTTACAGAAGACAGCCAAAATAATGTCGACAGTGCTGGGGCAATGACTACCAATACAACTGAAAGTTATCCTGGCGATAAAATAACGAAGATCATAGACACAGAAGAAGTAAAAGCATCAACGAAAATTATTTCCTTGCACAGTAGCAACAACCACGCAGGAATTCCAATTCTTACTAAGATATATAACAAAATACCTCAACCTTTTGTTGAAAAAGAAACATCATGGAAGACAACAAATGAAGAAGGTTCCATAGATCTTTCTAATTCAACAGGTATGTACAATGAATTAAGAAACAGTTaacatttatgaaataaaatggtAACTTCGCCAGTTTTAAATAAGGTTTCattgtataattttatgatatctttactgtgttaacttctgcaatttacctggctgactagtttcgaagtgctatccttcattgtccgaagAATGAATAATAAGATTTCACTGTTTACCATGAAGagaacatatttcaaataatatcttTACCATCATATTCTCATACAATGGCACctcagaaaaattaataaaagatatCGAAAAAAATATCAGAACTATTTTCAAATCAAGTAGCATACACTATTCGCCATGTTCTCTCCAACAATAAAACTAAACTCAAGTTATTAGAAAGCAGCTTTCATTTACAGCTTTTGTGAATATGATCAGTGGTAGACAGGTAAGACTAGCAGCCCTCTGTCAGTGAAATTACTGTCTGAGAGCCAGCTCTGAAACCGCGTGGTATGAGGAAGTGGGCAGCAGGGGGACGTGACTCAGCATGGACAGTTAGGTAGTGTGTGTGTGGATGTTCTCTCCACAGCATAAACATTAGCTCTTGAGTGGTGAACTACTGCTATGTCgatgaggaaaaaaaataaagttgagGGTTGTGGGATTATAAGTAATATACCGGTAATTGAAAAGTGTGATGAAGAAGCTAAATACAAAACCCCCGGTTAACGGTCCCATGCCACGTTGTATATTGTTAACCTACTATTGTACAGTCTTACGTCATCACCCTCTTAACAGTTCCTCCACTCCTTCCTGCCACAGTTTGAGTTGGGTCTCAGGCAGTAAAATAACATAAGTGAATTATGAAACACAGAGTGTTTGCTACTAAACCGAGAACTGGAACATTTGAAAAACATGATTGAGGTACagtttaaaaacattttcaataacaACCCAGGACTATGTGGAAAGATAATATGCAAATCAGTAATcaaacgtgtttgaaatgatgttGGATACTTTGAACAGTTCGTCTAGCCATGTGGATGTAAGTAAGTTGCattattatatgagccgttcaaagcagaagtggtgtaagtcaaaattgggtaatgaagtttaaagtaaaaattctgtaaaatacagcgcaaagtagcaattaatatgtccttcgtgctatccactgactactaatagtttaaataaattgaatattaattgctactttgcggtgtattttacagaatgtttactttaaccctcattacccatttttgatttacaccacttctgctctcaacggctcatatgtaggctatgtaagTCAGATTATCTCAGTAATTTTTCAGGGTAGCAACTTACGCCACATCCGGTATATTAAAAActggatgaaataattttttgataGTACATTGATTTGATGGCCCCTTGCCCCAAGATTGCATATGTACTAATCCTCTTTACTGTCAGAGTCTTAATATTTTGAGCAGTCTGTGgcattgtaaatttaattctcTTCGTGGCTGTCAGGCAATGAGAAAACGACCAGTGATATTTTTGAATGAGTGGGATTTATTTCGATTCATTCTAAATATTCGCtgaatgaaattttgtacaaacTTATGTACTTATATAGTACATAGTTCTACTACAAAGTCATCGACAcagtacatgaaaaaaaaattgtgtacgtAAGGATTTTAGGTGACTAAAAATGTGCCTTAAATTATTACACAACCATATTACGTTAAAAGCCTGCTGTCATTCAATTTCTATGAAAGTagtagtaaaataattatttaatgtaatcttcatcttacgatgtttggtaacgtatacacgtccgttgatgtgacatattaatgaatttaaatactattatagtcacaatcattacatttgtaaagtttctttcaagccataagcagtgctgactagatcagacgctatggacagtactctataacagagtcgccagtatgaaagaataattccaagcctttggcgtgagacgaactcgatagctcagtggtagagcgcctgaccggagaacaggaagtcgcaggttcgattcccgctcgaggttgtgaaatttttctttcataccatggcatgattgtgactataataatatttaaattcattaaatatttaatgtGTCCCCAAGAGTCTCTGCATTCGATTGCCAGCGTGAAAGAGGAGACTTGTCTCTCTACTTTAGAGACTGGATGTCTCTTGCCTTATTTTTATCCGTGTTATGTGGCCAGCTTAGCACGCAGTCACGAAATTCTTCACTTGTTACTAACTTTAATGCAAAACCCCACTTTAGTGAACATGGAAACAGGATGAGGTACAATCCTAGAaaaataaagatgatgatgatgatgatgatgatgatgatggttagtGGGGGATGTTTCAGCCTGCCCCAGCAACTTAAGTCTCCGTTGTGGTGATGGAGAATGCATCTCAGCTCTGTCGCGTTGTAACCAGCTTGTGGACTGCAATGATGGTGCAGATGAGCGAGACTGTTCATGTGCAGACTACTTACGGGCGCAATTTCTCACTCGTAAACTGTGTGATGGCATTGTTGACTGCTGGGATTTCAGTGATGAAAACAGCTGTGGTAAGTAATTCTCACTACTTCAACTCAAAATATAATCTACACTTATTACACTGCACCATTGTATTTATCCATATTCCATAGTGAtcataaatattgtatattgttGTCTAGACTAGATTGCGTGATACTGTGAGAATGATCACTAGCTGGATAtcgtaaaataaacatataacagCACCACTCACAGCCCTTATTAAAGCCACAACAAAATGTACTGACAtgtcaaaaaagaaagaaaggaagaaagaaagaagatacgGAGAAAAAAAATCTGGAAGAACATCAAGGAAAAAATACAGAGTCGGATAATTATGTGGCAGCTAGTGATCTTGAAAACATTATCACTGAGCTTAACAAAATTCCGAGAAAGAcagatatatattttgaaatcaagctttcaggtataactccctgtaaaattgatttgaataatttcgagggaaaaattgttccggagccgagtatcgaacccgggacctttggttaaacgtaccaacacactaccaactgagctacccgggaactctaccagacaccgatccaatttttccctctatatccacagacctcaaagtgggctgacaaccgtcaagcaaccaacattgagtgcacactaactctgtgtgatttaaattgtggttttctgttaacgaacagtgacgtgtattatgcaaatcaagctttcaggtataactccatgtaaagtttatttgaataatttcgagggaaaaattgttcacatATATATTTGTCTTAGCTTTGGCTTGACTTTTACGAGGGCTGGACCTGGGATGGATCTGTACATTTAGGcatgctttggcccattgtgggCTGTATATATGCAATGGTTGTCTTAAATCCGACATGAATAGATACTGACGTCATCCTACCTCAgcctctgatagagccaggtcccatccgcaCACTAGTAGTCCGATAAGCCCCAGGGGTCTGGAGCCCTAAGCACTTCCAGCatcagaaacccgtactacccccaagacttcacaCCAGccaatttttactattgcagatgaaatGAGTGAGAGGTAGGGAGTATTGCTTAGGAATGCAATATGTggtgattactttcacgtgttaatttgaaCTAAGTTTCTAAATACCTAGTTGATTACTTtcggcttaggagccatcttcagaactgctgtGGTCCTTGCATCTTCCAGTGACTTCACTCCACAATTCAAGCCACACAGAGTTTGTATGCACTCAAAGCTGGGTTTCTgacatcttgtcagcccactagcggtggatataaaaggaaaaattgagacggtgtcgggtgcagttcctgggtagctcagtcggtagatcaTTATTTTGCTCAGCCAAAAGTCtcaggatcgatacccagcccaggaacaattttttccttgaaattattcaagtttgcttcacagggagctttacctgaaagccagatttgcacattTGTACttattactaattataatagTGGAATATGGAGTTGGTATAAAATTTAGTAATTGTGTGAAATGATTCTATAAAACTCTAGCTCCATATTATTGCAAACACAAGCTCTCAACTGGAATAGAATCATATATGTATCATAAATGCTAGCCTTTCATAAATCTTTGTGTCTAATCACATTGTAATTCTGTACAAGTATCAGTACCAGTACTAACTTACTAAATATGCTTGGTAATTTTTATTTAGAATGGTGTTCCCCTGGACAATTCGTTTGTCCTAACTCACAAGTGTGCGTGGACCAACACCAGCTCTGTGATGGGACGCGAGACTGTCCCTATGGTGACGACGAGAAACAGTGTGTAACAGTGGCTCAGAATGAAGCAACTGCAGGAGATCTCCCATATAGTCCAGAAGGTAAAGTGAATATGTGTAAATAATAACTTCACCGATGTAAAATCATATAATCCATGAATTATCTATAAGAAAATTAATGGCTTTCAGAGAAGTTGAACCAAATCAAGATTAGATCTCCACTTGAATGCACCTACAGGTACCAATAACTCACATGTcaaatgaaaagtgacataaataTATGAAGAGGTGGATTCAAAGTTTCATAGGTGACGTGACTTTTCATATGAGATGTAGATTATTTTGACtatataccgtaaagtggggtgactttgaacgccgaggtgactttgaacagtaatttagcgccttcctatattaaatgctgtaccctattgcgaaagaactgaactagtttattgacaacttacagttTTATaacaattgggtacagcatttaatttagaaaggcgctaaattactgttcaaagtcacctcggcgttcaaagtcacccctctttacggtatatatatatatatatatatatatatatatatatatatatatatctttaatactttacacttgagctacattaggcattgcagcccgaaagagcagaagctcgtgctcgggcgcagttcagatcagttgtacaaaatatatcacaaaattaagagagttcattgagcacaataacattaataaatggtaaaatacatacagcatgcaataatagggtctatatacaaatataaaatacaaaagtacatgaatattagagtatcaatttttaacttaattagcttaaacaattaaataattaatctgatttgtttcttaaatctatgtgtgttaagtgtacttagctcaggataagctctaattaatgcattatatattttgggtccaaaattcatgctgtgttttaatccagcagttgtgtggcatttgggagtatttagaaagaaactgtagttttgtctcgtatgataTTCATGAGGATAAAAATTTAATGAATGGTTTTTAGCTATTTCATAAAAGGTAAACCCGCATTTGTAAAGACTAGCCTATCTATAAACAAGCGGTCAGTTGCTAATTTAGCACAGTCTTCAGATGATTTCCACTCCTACACTGGCAATAAGTTTTGAAGTCGAAATGGTAGTGGTTTTGTAGATATCGTGACTCAGTTATGTAGTGTCATTTATTGATTCAACTTTCACTTCTAAGATTCTGGTGGGATCCCATTACAGTGCCCTTTGACCCCCCAAAAATCGTACCGTACTACACCTCCTCAGACTGATGCCATTTTTACACCAATCGTGATACTGTGTCAGCCTTAACATTTTGGGTGAATATTAATTACCGGTATTGAAATAATAACAAGTTGCTTACGGTACCAGTACTTATCTTTTATGAAAGGATTTTAACACTCAAAAGTC contains these protein-coding regions:
- the LOC138704806 gene encoding uncharacterized protein isoform X3; this encodes MISARGRNMETIFSSRRNATRRSTMTTSGSVYQATPYGTPPLGRQGASLDPLRGYVSSQHSSTCSGSSSWVLWRDEPSSLYRDSRARRGRLCSALLAVAVFLVVLTVLAIAGLSVYMGALRIDTNKSDLVFDGSVRVTSGDEFVSALSDNSTNLFKELGLKYQNMIDRVYQRSQLRPAYKKCIIQKFENGSLVVFFRLYLDRRKIPRNFQNLEETARDILVNELIAPRTAAFKNIQIDATSILIKRTMDDVITSPIELSSKKKASENRTVQMHNGVLRKAQSMNATSQTSENSVRTTQGVPLFSLEATDSSDRSKDILHVSNNNKTHLRNESLLVSEDERSAVKKTDINISVNESIDIEGEAIPVIEGSVVVTKIKESIIENPSNKPYVFQVENNITHSKLDLSYSKNVTESLMSRVSGKDAGKETDKNTKSEPKYTSNSSLEVNFSENPVSAVKKISSNSDPELKDSDTKLSTESIKVVGYSEHSEEEPVRSKTPPSLVSNKKQIAEHEKSPMEEETVITKFSATDAIRENTRQENRVLEQGNRYSLTDFDGTNLQISNQTLVKKIGEKDLPTSEYLLTRSPQSFTENPLNFKSNTYNERYYTQAAPSTNSNLWNMDSNTNPKPSNSDIGGARPYYRHELTSQQFQESFSQTLKPPYLQTEEPWRPILPYYTKHSPKPVHTPDEGDIGTGVAEVVVIPPSAVENLGGQKFEVPDDRYSARLGQAALSPVTHVEEQKHQESLAGGYGSFSVSSDVQDQQPDSISRVSLHVVGSSGVHEDDLETSILHTTSGGGIIVRKQHRPILPATFAPPHTIPLSYIATESPSTHRPIANPFTVPELPILHQFRDVDAILKIPPSSAIRHHPDGSNWRGNSSSEGFTKETAIKSHSRNPNVGVVSDSSVETSGDQQWIELLNVTTNVVKPQSTKVHSSASSHRETISTMYNQRPTWGDGGNRERPANHDEVISSVVPMKSSFSKVQTNESRRVQIVIPKPQANTEGSAANVTPLSIVTLIPVRSNSGIGRPLRPRPKLPSQTQFQAINKTASIDIVLNSEYTLRNKSGDKHSTLVPINVRSNGSSEAHGMVQKIVSDRFTTSLPVSQHKIPSKPIGTTLGQVVKINETSNNKKNNITRFSQPKPTPYSTLRPEGPPVRIKTGSYSFVSSSQSSTYSREPITVTSNQPVNSPISERNTTGYIKWDTKNESTTQPTEDKYSTESKILSSTKQTSDSLLSPQITTQMSVATVISNVTKKEMHSPAEVTTTVMSLTTPEPTQLHSTTSSSSTLSSMMTTSPPTTTIPTTAVLPLTKTTQLPTLTSRSTATSTLASLISKSTLQSTSSTTLPPPKKTTTIKLSATLSSSLLTFKTTTTLPPPRKTTTNKSSATLSSSLLTLKTTTLPTTRIKTTLPSSTLAPKVNEFSTAEPFAHLNMSANYSNNINKTASEQIKNITEIVENMVRISTSTLKQRPLNSNKDVQISTTTDRAEIKHVTEEGYRINNSVTNTPSQKLLTTTSTTSTSPELLKSTNNSYSTSSFVLQHATTNNVSAAFTRLTTPSPMLSEFIPVVVIQDVPNDNWHRNVSSMYVVKTDSTLKSSLKQKTGQGSTTAKSNVTDRTSTSLPAGHRNISVSVIAVTTAMSEIQKIKTTGKNATLNVQENVERNISENEGSQNKLRIIPNIQVNSNSSKKNLKSDEMKIKSTTSDPSVVTPQTVILKTDIVTRTSVVSSEANGGQVTKNPLNNYLVTNSNNITVTPGNNKQNYSKNETGNFASHNSSISDMLNYTVTDSAQKVTEHKETRRQPKMKQTNEYEPKYGHFRFEDRVANNVGSQIFEGTINFDISTQSFTSEFTTIPNNFHEEESIINNFKESDNTSVTVDIPETFATEMGITQSSTTEVAALDTENFEKILLPVSEENVTPSKITSENGVSVAKESDSTEINTPLSGKMEFQSVSHKDNLYDNLQQNDGKIFELESEFTLSTSNKIPVTENVVFRTEGSSSQKENIPTTVKIFSNMEEMSKTKEEVSSLTTVTNVNTETVTVFSNFTVSKVSGINNNYPNLQVTEQEVPMENKKITGQLPLHSENTEMSDDQVFHLLNVSNASSNQSRNYTIMSEEAVNALSMYANVHTNTPEDKSADNVTEDSQNNVDSAGAMTTNTTESYPGDKITKIIDTEEVKASTKIISLHSSNNHAGIPILTKIYNKIPQPFVEKETSWKTTNEEGSIDLSNSTVGDVSACPSNLSLRCGDGECISALSRCNQLVDCNDGADERDCSCADYLRAQFLTRKLCDGIVDCWDFSDENSCEWCSPGQFVCPNSQVCVDQHQLCDGTRDCPYGDDEKQCVTVAQNEATAGDLPYSPEGYLMVRKQGRWGKLCLQNFDNVVARSESTWEVADLGRAVCKAMTYSDFERVNRTIDMPGSSRADDSHYFELAYSSDSNRNISQPRSSLSFQETQCNQKEVVHVSCRDLQCGVRPQAINQWARIVGGGNAAPGSWPWQAALYKEGEFQCGATLIADCWLVSAGHCFYHALDDYWVARLGALRRGSSFPSPYEQLRPVSHIILHPGYVDAGFLNDISLLRLREPVQFSDFVRPVCLPPPPPAAPIRDGRLCTVVGWGQLFEVGRIFPDTLQEVQLPIISTAECRKRTLFLPLYRVTDNMFCAGFDRGGRDACLGDSGGPLMCQEKDGHWSLYGVTSNGYGCARANRPGVYTKVANYVPWLQAAMAQQVSSLRDSKTQCKGHRCPLGECLPPTRVCNGFMECSDGSDEKGCW